Proteins encoded within one genomic window of Scomber japonicus isolate fScoJap1 chromosome 16, fScoJap1.pri, whole genome shotgun sequence:
- the LOC128374969 gene encoding calpain-1 catalytic subunit-like, producing MPPPGVCLNIIEARHKKDGYGSLAKPEMFLNQDFKQLQQYCLVRGVRYIDDMFPPDAKSIGQGLLSPSDLARVEWLRPAKIANDPHFVLDGVSRFDFGQGILGNCWFLASIGSLTFQNEILEQVVPLEQTFSEDYCGLFHFRFWRFGKWVDVVIDDKLPTVNGRLIFVQSKDPNEFWPALVEKAYAKVCGSYKDMSAGTPAEAMMDFTGGVHMCISLSDPPQNLWELMYRSGKSKALMSCGTPQGETADNTVLPNGLVQGHAYTVTGVKQMMSQGKPINLLRLWNPWGKGEWNGDWSDRSPLWKTVSAHEREECLSVADDGEFWMTLKDFCKFYVDLDICCTSPDFLDGGTSRQWSTSVYEGRWVAGTTAGGCINNRDSFWTNPQYRVKIGGESFEKDAEKNMLVSLMQKPDKRNRRLVQNLHIGFGIYEVTEKDKAQKGKFQASFFSTRLPVAQTKTYMNARDVMEFTLLKPGEYVIVPSTFNPNDTASFLLTILSKAETHGYENSTYPNGEAEKPQLKRIASEEENKNKKSYFRQYSDKYEEVDAEQLQTLLNEQLLKGDLKSGGFTIDACRSMVALMDSSITGKLNGDEFVHLWNKVASYKEIFFRTDVSRTGTLSLNELRNAIMATGKNVGDDMLNLMALRYGASSGHMTLESFISLILRLDCMYKIFKQLSDGKSINLGQSEWMYISMYT from the exons ATGCCTCCTCCTGGTGTGTGTCTAAACATCATAGAGGCTCGTCACAAGAAAGATGGTTATGGGAGCCTTGCTAAACCTGAGATGTTCCTCAATCAAGACTTTAAGCAGCTGCAACAGTACTGTCTCGTCCGAGGAGTAAGGTACATAGACGATATGTTTCCCCCAGATGCAAAGTCTATCGGCCAAGGGTTACTGAGCCCTTCTGACTTGGCCCGGGTGGAGTGGCTGAGACCAGCG AAAATTGCTAATGATCCACACTTTGTGCTTGATGGAGTCTCCAGGTTTGACTTTGGTCAAGGAATACTTG GAAACTGCTGGTTTCTTGCGTCAATCGGATCTCTGACATTCCAAAATGAGATCCTCGAGCAAGTTGTTCCTCTTGAGCAAACGTTCAGTGAGGACTACTGTGGGTTGTTCCACTTCAGG TTTTGGAGATTTGGAAAGTGGGTGGATGTTGTCATTGATGACAAGCTACCAACAGTCAATGGAAGACTTATCTTTGTCCAATCCAAAGACCCAAATGAATTTTGGCCTGCTTTGGTGGAGAAAGCCTATGCcaa GGTGTGTGGTTCCTACAAAGACATGAGTGCTGGAACTCCTGCAGAGGCTATGATGGACTTCACTGGTGGTGTTCACATGTGTATCTCGCTGTCAGACCCCCCTCAAAACCTGTGGGAGCTGATGTACAGAAGTGGCAAATCTAAAGCACTGATGAGCTGTGGTACACCTCAAGGG GAGACAGCTGACAACACTGTATTACCAAATGGATTGGTCCAAGGCCATGCCTACACTGTCACAGGTGTCAAACAG ATGATGAGTCAAGGGAAACCAATAAACCTGTTGCGTTTGTGGAACCCCTGGGGCAAAGGAGAGTGGAATGGAGATTGGAGTGATCG GTCACCTTTGTGGAAAACTGTGAGTGCTCACGAACGTGAAGAATGCCTTTCAGTTGCTGATGATGGAGAGTTTTG GATGACCCTGAAAGACTTCTGTAAATTCTACGTGGATCTTGACATCTGCTGCACTAGTCCGGACTTCCTTGATGGAGGCACCTCCCGTCAGTGGAGTACCTCAGTGTATGAAGGTAGATGGGTTGCAGGAACCACTGCTGGAGGATGCATAAATAACAGAG ACAGTTTCTGGACTAATCCACAGTATCGGGTGAAGATTGGCGGGGAAAGCTTTGAGAAAGATGCTGAGAAGAACATGCTGGTGTCTCTCATGCAAAAGCCTGACAAGAGAAACAGACGCCTGGTCCAAAATCTCCATATTGGGTTCGGTATATATGAG GTGACTGAAAAA GACAAGGCACAAAAGGGGAAGTTCCAAGCTTCTTTCTTCAGCACTCGTTTGCCTGTCGCGCAAACTAAAACCTACATGAACGCACGTGATGTGATGGAGTTCACCTTGCTGAAGCCTGGTGAATACGTGATTGTGCCGTCCACCTTCAATCCCAATGACACAGCCTCCTTCCTCCTGACCATCCTCTCCAAGGCAGAGACCCATGGCTA TGAGAACTCTACTTACCCTAATGGTGAAGCAGAAAAG cCCCAGCTCAAACGGATCGCAAGTGAAGAGGAGAACAAAAATAAGAAATCCTATTTCCGCCAGTACTCTGACAAG taTGAAGAAGTGGATGCTGAGCAGCTCCAGACACTCCTAAATGAACAGCTCCTGAAAG GAGACTTGAAATCTGGAGGCTTCACCATTGATGCCTGTCGCAGCATGGTTGCTCTGATGGAT TCATCAATCACTGGCAAACTAAATGGTGACGAATTCGTCCATCTGTGGAATAAAGTTGCTTCATACAAG GAAATTTTTTTCCGCACGGATGTTTCACGAACAGGAACACTGTCCCTGAACGAGCTGAGGAATGCAATCATGGCTACAG GAAAAAATGTGGGAGATGACATGCTGAATTTGATGGCTCTGCGCTACGGTGCATCCTCTGGACACATGACACTGGAGAGCTTCATCAGTCTGATCCTTCGCTTGGACTGCATGTACA AAATCTTCAAACAGTTGTCTGATGGAAAATCTATTAATCTTGGACAGTCAGAg TGGATGTACATTTCCATGTACACTTAA